The Anaeromyxobacter diazotrophicus genome contains the following window.
GAGAAGAAGGCGCAGGACAAGAAGGCCCAGCCGAAGAAGGCGCCCGAGGCGAAGCGCCCGCCGGCGCCCACCACGCTCCCCGAGCTCGACATCGGCGCAGCCGGGGCGAAGAAGGGCGAGGCGCCGCGCCGGATGGCGGCGGCGAACCAGGTGTTCCAGCGCGGCGACTTCGACACCGCCGCGCTCGCCTACGACGCCATCCTCCGCGACCCGGCGCTCTCCGAGGCGCACGACGAGGCGCGCTACCAGCTCGCGAAGAGCCTGTACCGGCTTGGGCTGTACCACTCCTCGCTGGCGCAGCTCGACCTCATCCTCCAGCGCGGCCCCCAGGGCACGAAGTACTTCCACAACGCGCTCGAGTGGCTGTTCCAGGTGGGCAAGAAGACCGTCAACGAGGACGTCATCGTCAACGAGGTGGCCCGCTACGCGAACGGCGCGTTCCCGCCCTCCTCGCAGGACGCCTTCACGTACCTCCTCGCGCGGTACTCCTACGAGCGCGGCCACGCGCTCGACGAGGCCGGCCGCCCGGCCGAGGCGAAGAAGGCGTACGACGAGGTGCGCCGCCTCACGGTGCAGGTGCGGCCCGAGGCGGGAGCGCGGCCGCCCGCGCACCCGGCCGGCGACGAGCCGCGCCTCGACGAGGCCGACCTGTACGCGCGCGCCCGCTTCCTGGACGGGCTCGTCCAGTACGCCGAGGGGAACGGCCAGTCGGCGGTGGAGTCGTTCAAGGAGGTGGTGCGGCTCACGAACCCGAAGCGCGGCCGCGCCCCCGACCCCCGCGTCCGCGAGCAGGCGTTCCTGCAGCTCGCCCGCATCCACTACGAGCACAAGCAGAACCGCTACGCGATCTTCTACTACGACAAGATGCCGTGGGGCGGCGACAGCTGGCTCGAGGGGCTGTGGGAGGCCTCCTACGCGCACTACCGCATCGGCGACTACGAGAAGGCGCTCGGCAACCTCCTCACGCTCCAGTCGCCCTACTTCCGCGACGCCTGGTTCCCCGAGTCCTGGATCCTGAAGGCCATCATCTACTACGAGAACTGCCGCTACCCCGAGGCGCGCGCGATCCTCGACGAGTTCCACGGTGGGTACGAGGGTCTCCTGGCCGAGCTCGACCGGATCACCGGCCAGCGCAGCCAGCCCGCGGCCTTCTACGATCTGCTCGAGGACGCCGAGCGGGGGCGCGCCCAGGGCTCCGCCCAGCTGCGCCGCATCCTGAAGCTCGCCCTCACCGACCGCGACGTGAAGCGGCTCCACGACACCATCCTCGAGGTCGAGGGTGAGATGGACCGCGGGCTGGGCGGCCGCCGCGAGGCGTTCCGCGGCTCGTCGCTGGCGAAGGACCTCCGCGCCCAGCTCGAGGCCGAGCGCGGCCGGCTGGTGGACGAGGCCGGCGCCCGCGCCCGCGCCAAGCTCGAGTACGAGCGCGACGCCCTGAAGGACCTGCTGCAGCAGGCGCTCCGCATCAAGATCGAGGTCTCGCGCCAGGAGCGCCAGGCGCTCGAGGGGGCGCTGACCCGCGGCGGCCCGGTGGACGTCCTGAAGGACTACCGCTACTCCACCGCCGTCTCGGACGAGCACCTGTACTGGCCGTATGACGGCGAGTTCTGGCGCGACGAGCTCGGCACGTACACGTACACCCTCACGAAGGGGTGCCGCGACGTCGCCGCGCGCGAGGCGCGCTAGCTCCGGGGAAACGCGCATGGCCCGACGCATCTGCTCCCTCCTGCTCGCGTGCGCGCTGGCGATTGCACCCCGAGTGAGAGCGGACGACCCGCGTCCGCCGGCCGCCGCCGCCGCGACCGCCAAGGACGCCGGCCTCGGGAAGCGGCGCTCGCTCGCGCCCGACGCGTCGCTCGCCGGCTCCATCGAGGCGAAGGGGCGCGCCGCCGAGCCGGCCGGCCCGCGCCTCGACTTCGACACCTTCCGCTTCGCCATCGAGGGTCAGGTCTCCGGCAAGCGCCGCGAGGAGATGGCCGACCTCGAGCAGCTCATCCGGCTGGGCGGCTCGGCCCAGGAGCTCCCCGGCTGGCTGTTCCGGCTGGCCGAGCTGCACTGGGAGGAGGCGCAGTACCTCTTCTTCGAGGCCAACCGCCGCGACGACGCCCTCGGCCAGGCGAAGGGCGATCCGGCCCGGGTCGAGCGGCTGCGCGCGGAGAAGAAGGACCTCGAGGAGCGCTCGCGCGGGGAGCAGGCGCAGGCCATCGCGCGCTACCGCGAGATCGCGAAGCGCTTCCCGAACTACCCCCGCCTCGACGAGGTGGTCTTCTTCCTGGGCGAGAACCTGTGGAAGCAGAACCGCCGCAAGGACGCGCTCGAGGCGTACAAGGTCCTCATCCAGCGCTTCCCGAAGTCGCGCTACGTGCCGGACGCCTGGATGGCCTTCGGCGAGCACTACTTCGACACCGCGGACAAGGGGAACCGGAAGGAGACGCTGAAGAAGGCGCTCGAGACCTACCGGCGCGCCGCCGCCTACACCGAGTCGAGCGTCTACGGGTACGCGCTCTACAAGCAGGCGTGGGTGCACTACAACCTCGGCGACTGGACCGAGGCGCTCGACCTCTTCAAGGCGGTCATCTTCTTCGGCGACCTCCCCACTTCGACGGTGGCGCCGGACAAGAAGCTCGCGCTCGCCCGCGAGGCCCGGAAGGACTACGTCCGCACCTACAGCCACGTCGGCTCGCCCAAGGCGGCGCCGGACGACTTCGCGCGGGTGGGGGGCAAGGACGCCCGCGACATGCTCAAGTCGCTGGCGACGCTCTACTACGACGAGGGCAAGGACCGCGACGCCATCCTGGTCTACCACGGGCTCATCGTGGCCGATCCGGCCGCGCTCGACGCGCCGGGCTTCCAGGCGCGCATCGTCACCTGCGCCGGCCGCATGGGGAAGAAGGACCTGGCCGTGCAGCAGGCGGGCGTCTTCGTCGAGATGCTGCAGGCGGCCGAGAAGCGGGGCGGCGACGAGGCGGCGCGGCGGTCGCTCGAGGGAGCCCGCAAGGACGCCGAGAACACCCTCCGCACCCTGGCGGTCCAGTATCACGCGGAGTTCAAGAAGACGCGCGAGGACGCGGTGGCCTCGCTGGCCGCCGAGCTGTACCGGCTCCACCTCGGGCTCTTCCCGGACGCGCGGCAGGCGTACGAGATGCGCTTCTTCCACGCCGAGCTGCTCTACGCGCTGGAGAAGTTCCAGGCGGCCGGCGACGAGTACCTGCGGGTGGCCGACCTCGACGCCCGCCGGATGGAGAAGCCGGGCGAGGACGGCAAGCCGCAGAAGCCGGGGAAGTTCCTCCTCGACGCGCTGGAGAGCGCCGTCCAGTCCTACGACGTGGTGGCCAAGCGCGCCGAGGCCACCGAGAAGCGGCCGCAGGGGGCCGAGGCGCGCGGGCGCCTGCCCATCCCGAAGGAGAAGCAGCAGCTCGTCGACGCCTGCCAGCGCTACCTCGCGCTCGCCCCGCGCGGCGAGAAGGCGGTCGAGGTCTCCTACAAGGCGGCCAACGTCTACTACCGGTACAACGCCTTCCCCGAGGCGCAG
Protein-coding sequences here:
- the gltC gene encoding adventurous gliding motility protein GltC, which encodes MTPHLLRSLALAAAAAVLAGALPASAQLGMDLVPDEKKAQDKKAQPKKAPEAKRPPAPTTLPELDIGAAGAKKGEAPRRMAAANQVFQRGDFDTAALAYDAILRDPALSEAHDEARYQLAKSLYRLGLYHSSLAQLDLILQRGPQGTKYFHNALEWLFQVGKKTVNEDVIVNEVARYANGAFPPSSQDAFTYLLARYSYERGHALDEAGRPAEAKKAYDEVRRLTVQVRPEAGARPPAHPAGDEPRLDEADLYARARFLDGLVQYAEGNGQSAVESFKEVVRLTNPKRGRAPDPRVREQAFLQLARIHYEHKQNRYAIFYYDKMPWGGDSWLEGLWEASYAHYRIGDYEKALGNLLTLQSPYFRDAWFPESWILKAIIYYENCRYPEARAILDEFHGGYEGLLAELDRITGQRSQPAAFYDLLEDAERGRAQGSAQLRRILKLALTDRDVKRLHDTILEVEGEMDRGLGGRREAFRGSSLAKDLRAQLEAERGRLVDEAGARARAKLEYERDALKDLLQQALRIKIEVSRQERQALEGALTRGGPVDVLKDYRYSTAVSDEHLYWPYDGEFWRDELGTYTYTLTKGCRDVAAREAR
- a CDS encoding tetratricopeptide repeat protein, with product MARRICSLLLACALAIAPRVRADDPRPPAAAAATAKDAGLGKRRSLAPDASLAGSIEAKGRAAEPAGPRLDFDTFRFAIEGQVSGKRREEMADLEQLIRLGGSAQELPGWLFRLAELHWEEAQYLFFEANRRDDALGQAKGDPARVERLRAEKKDLEERSRGEQAQAIARYREIAKRFPNYPRLDEVVFFLGENLWKQNRRKDALEAYKVLIQRFPKSRYVPDAWMAFGEHYFDTADKGNRKETLKKALETYRRAAAYTESSVYGYALYKQAWVHYNLGDWTEALDLFKAVIFFGDLPTSTVAPDKKLALAREARKDYVRTYSHVGSPKAAPDDFARVGGKDARDMLKSLATLYYDEGKDRDAILVYHGLIVADPAALDAPGFQARIVTCAGRMGKKDLAVQQAGVFVEMLQAAEKRGGDEAARRSLEGARKDAENTLRTLAVQYHAEFKKTREDAVASLAAELYRLHLGLFPDARQAYEMRFFHAELLYALEKFQAAGDEYLRVADLDARRMEKPGEDGKPQKPGKFLLDALESAVQSYDVVAKRAEATEKRPQGAEARGRLPIPKEKQQLVDACQRYLALAPRGEKAVEVSYKAANVYYRYNAFPEAQKLFADIADHHPRHDLARYAANLALDAYNLQGDWRGMNAAAKRFWQNGELMRAQPALREDLSKVIEQSGFKLIEELERSGRPGEAADAYLAFARDWPASRLAPTALYDASVDLAKAGRLERALAVREQLVQRYPQDPLVPKVGLASAQDREAVGDFDRAAEGYERYYQGWRRAAGVAAAPARKHGKRGAHAPPPAPAGDAAGYAEDKARDALYNAGVLREGLAEYGRAEADRTQYVETWPASPDAARVFLSLADLAGRQGAVSKELRVLEEYQQRYVKDPTEWLAVQDRIARLFRKAGNAAGERRAHEQALAYWQPRRGQVGERGLAVVAEAQVLALEPAFEAYDRIDFAVPARLSPQRQVKWLKGQAELKSARLLELQKRYTAVVETKQAEPAVCALYKIGLAYKRFAHAFQTAPVPKELRQNKAFAEEYRAQLRQLAEAPEKKAVEALEYAMTKSRELGVSNACSRAATEILTHYKPDLYGPPLEQVPPLAAPRAPGRASGHGLLTALYLPPGPEAAAPVEPGPALPPLGARAEPAATPARDPDLQLDEPEEVRPGAVAPRDPSPPPPIKDEDLLP